One part of the Vicia villosa cultivar HV-30 ecotype Madison, WI linkage group LG6, Vvil1.0, whole genome shotgun sequence genome encodes these proteins:
- the LOC131611415 gene encoding cytochrome P450 724B1: MVEILAMILSLISILAFTYVVKYLNKQGSSHNLPNGSMGWPFIGETLLFLKPHKSNSLGSFLQDRCSRYGKIFKSHIFGSPTIISCDYEFNTFILQNEGKLFPVDYPKVMHKILGKYALILVTGEVHKKLRSTVISFVSASKSESNFLHFVEMLALSRINSWGSNCKQVAFYAEAKKFAINVMLKHLLNMNHDDPLASKILDNFEKYIKGFISLPLNFPGTIYSKAVKARLRLSSIIKDIIVKRRKANNSMEEVDLLNLILSKENLSDEEMVSIVLDLLFGGYETTSKLLSLIVYFLNGAPDALKCLKEEHEMIRKSKTEGDLLNWEDYKKMEFTQNVINEAMRCGNVVKYLHRKASKDIKFKEFVIPSGWKVFPVLLAPHLDSNNFENPLEFNPFRWNVCCIGQDKKVAPFGGGPRLCPGADLAKVEISFFLHHLILNYRWKMKANDDPIAFPYVEFIGGLLLDLQPTTTTFGKQHA; this comes from the exons ATGGTTGAGATTTTGGCCATGATTTTAAGTTTAATCTCAATCTTAGCTTTTACTTATGTTGTGAAATATCTTAACAAACAAGGTTCATCACACAACCTGCCCAATGGAAGTATGGGGTGGCCATTTATCGGAGAGACTCTTCTATTCCTCAAGCCTCATAAATCAAATTCCTTAGGAAGCTTTTTACAAGACCGTTGCTCTAG GTATGGAAAAATTTTCAAGTCACATATATTTGGCTCTCCCACGATAATTTCATGTGACTATGAGTTCAACACGTTTATTCTTCAAAATGAGGGGAAATTATTCCCTGTTGATTACCCTAAAGTAATGCACAAAATTTTAGGAAAATATGCTCTAATTCTTGTCACAGGAGAAGTTCACAAAAAGCTAAGAAGCACGGTTATCAGTTTTGTTAGTGCATCAAAGTCCGAATCCAACTTCCTTCACTTTGTTGAAATGCTTGCCCTCTCAAGGATTAACTCATGGGGATCAAATTGTAAACAAGTTGCTTTCTATGCAGAGGCTAAAAAG TTTGCCATCAATGTTATGCTGAAACACCTTCTAAATATGAACCATGATGATCCCCTTGCCTCCAAGATTTTGGACAACTTTGAGAAATATATTAAGGGCTTCATTTCACTTCCCTTAAATTTTCCAGGGACTATATACTCCAAAGCTGTGAAG gcTAGATTAAGACTATCATCTATCATCAAAGATATCATAGTGAAGAGGCGTAAAGCGAATAATAGTATGGAAGAAGTGGACctattgaatttgattttatcgaAGGAGAATTTAAGTGATGAAGAGATGGTGAGCATTGTTTTGGATCTTTTGTTTGGAGGATATGAGACAACCTCAAAACTTCTCTCTTTGATTGTTTACTTCCTTAATGGAGCCCCAGATGCTTTAAAATGCTTAAAG GAAGAGCATGAAATGATAAGGAAAAGTAAAACGGAAGGGGATCTACTGAATTGGGAAGACTATAAGAAAATGGAGTTCACTCAAAAT GTGATTAATGAAGCTATGAGGTGTGGGAATGTTGTGAAATATCTGCATAGAAAAGCTTCTaaagatatcaaattcaaag AGTTTGTGATACCATCAGGGTGGAAGGTGTTTCCTGTTTTGTTAGCACCACATTTGGATTCTAATAACTTCGAAAATCCATTGGAATTCAATCCCTTTCGATGGAATGTATGTTGCATTGGACAAGACAAGAAAGTTGCACCATTTGGTGGTGGCCCACGACTTTGTCCAGGGGCTGATCTAGCTAAAGTCGAAATATCATTCTTCCTTCATCATCTTATCCTTAACTACAG GTGGAAAATGAAGGCAAACGACGACCCAATTGCTTTCCCTTATGTGGAATTCATAGGAGGGTTACTATTGGATCTTCAACCCACAACCACTACTTTTGGGAAACAACACGCTTGa